In a single window of the Trichoderma breve strain T069 chromosome 6, whole genome shotgun sequence genome:
- a CDS encoding carbonic anhydrase domain-containing protein → MIPSRVGGQHLRLAASRPNPGYRPSAASFKPARRPASGGSRNVSSSSSTGASGSGSGSAPNAKIPARLPGMAENDHDVERYLRENHQRLFENNKQWADQRLKEDPEFFTNLAAGQSPEYLWIGCSDSRIPAEAITGLQAGEAFVHRNIANLVISTDLNVMSVINYAVRHLKVKHIVVCGHYSCGGVKAAMTPKDMGLLNPWLRNIRDVYRLYEKELDAIKDEKKRYDRLVELNVIEQCRNVIKTADVQHSFEENRYPIVHGWVFNFEDGRITDLSVDMKKILGDIQKIYNLTE, encoded by the coding sequence ATGATTCCCTCTCGAGTCGGAGGCCAGCATTTGCGCTTGGCCGCGTCCCGTCCTAATCCTGGTTACCGGCCCTCCGCCGCGAGCTTTAAGCCGGCTCGCCGCCCTGCTTCTGGAGGCAGTCGAAAcgtctcatcttcatcttctaccGGTGCTTCTggctctggttctggttctgctCCAAACGCAAAGATTCCTGCTCGTCTGCCCGGCATGGCTGAAAACGACCACGACGTTGAGCGCTACCTGCGTGAAAACCACCAGCGTCTCTTTGAGAACAACAAGCAGTGGGCCGACCAACGGCTCAAGGAGGACCCCGAGTTCTTCACCAAcctggctgctggccagTCGCCCGAGTATCTCTGGATCGGATGCAGTGATTCTCGAATCcccgccgaggccatcaccgGTCTCCAGGCTGGCGAGGCCTTTGTCCACCGCAACATTGCCAACTTGGTCATCAGCACCGACCTCAACGTCATGAGCGTCATCAACTATGCTGTGCGCCATCTCAAGGTCAAGCACATTGTCGTCTGCGGCCACTACAGCTGCGGAGGTGTCAAGGCCGCCATGACTCCCAAGGACATGGGCTTGCTCAACCCCTGGCTGCGAAACATTCGCGACGTCTACAGGCTCTACGAGAAGGagcttgatgccatcaaggatgagaagaagcgatACGACCGCCTGGTCGAGCTCAACGTCATCGAGCAGTGCCGCAACGTCATCAAGACGGCTGATGTCCAGCACTCGTTCGAGGAGAACCGATATCCCATTGTTCACGGCTGGGTCTTTAACTTTGAGGATGGCCGCATCACCGACTTGAGCGTcgacatgaagaagattctTGGAGACATTCAGAAGATTTACAACTTGACCGAGTAA
- a CDS encoding e1-E2 ATPase domain-containing protein — protein sequence MAEFPKHPFLLTVEETERALGTNVDRGLLSEQVSDLQSRYGKNELDVGGTIPWYSILAKQILNAMIIVLVFAMALSFGIQDYIEGGVLACVILLNVTIGFWQEYRAEKRMDALRALSSPSAMVLRDGHTQVIPNSEVVPGDIVLLKMGDTVPADLRLFEAMNLACEEGQLTGESIPVEKITSNHITAHGSETAATSEGEVGIGDRINMAYATTVVQKGRGRGIVVATGMATEVGKIAASTSKKSRKAGRSMNWRKYGKKQPVVGLSKRIYDFVGKFLGLTVGTPLQRKLSALAYLLFGCAVILAMIVFGVNHFNMRHEVIIYATSLGIAIIPESLVAVLTITMVVAVTVMRKANVVVRDLSALEALGGVTNICSDKTGTLTEGAMIVRQAWIPSSHVYTSKDETPQEPVEEKTRDFDKERSAAVLKFDVPDEKLNISSSKQPQSPEPETKMTDELRAFLLSSALCNLATVRFDQEEEKWQTTGEPTEIALQVFAHRFNHGKKTLEGEGWRQVAEFPFDSSIKRMSVIYNAPEAEGSFIAGSENSIVFTKGAVERILDMCAFAGIGESQQPMTDELKESVLGQMNALASQGQRVLAVASSSAEEDDKLRSTVEQNLVLLGLAGIYDPPRRETKPSIAECSQAGIKVHMLTGDHPETAKAIAKEVGIIPRNLNILPESVAASVVVKATEFDKMTDAEIDALEELPLVIARCAPDTKTRMIEALRRRGAFMAMTGDGVNDAPSLSRADVGIAMGSGSDVAKSAAKIVLTDDKFNSIVAAIREGRRMFDNIQKFVLHLLTSNVGEVILLVAGLGFVDDMGFSVFPVSPLQIIWINMATSSFPAFGLGREAAAQEVMRKLPQDKKRGVFTNQIIVDMIVYGILMGACTLCTFCIIIYGANGGNLGYDCNTKFSDACIPVFRARAATFALLTWLILISAWEFKSLRRSMFRLNPNDDSFFPFFRDIYSNRFLFWSVIIGSLSVFPVVYIPFLNTRFFKHTGISWEWALSVGFTLVFVTGIELWKLAKRRFRLLEDGAVQRGHWGQGGPEDDGPRFKRTFSMSSFKTWVSFSRRETGDSVMMRATTQPRVAHVPVQV from the exons ATGGCGGAGTTCCCCAAGCACCCATTCCTGCTCACCGTTGAAGAGACTGAACGGGCCCTCGGAACCAATGTCGATCGAGGATTGTTGTCGGAGCAGGTTTCTGACCTGCAGTCGAGATATGGCAAGAATGAACTCGACGTCGGCGGAACTATACCGTGGTATAGTATCCTCGCAAAACAAATACTCAATGCCATGATCATT GTTCtcgtctttgccatggccCTCAGCTTTGGTATCCAAGATTACATTGAAGGAGGTGTCCTCGCCTgcgtcatcctcctcaatgTCACCATAGGCTTCTGGCAGGAGTACCGCGCGGAAAAGCGCATGGACGCTCTCCGCGCTTTGTCTTCTCCCAGCGCCATGGTCCTTCGCGATGGCCACACTCAGGTCATTCCCAA CTCCGAAGTCGTCCCCGGAGACATTGTCCTCCTCAAAATGGGCGACACCGTCCCCGCAGACCTCCGCCTCTTCGAAGCCATGAACCTCGCCTGCGAAGAAGGCCAGCTCACCGGCGAATCCATCCCGGTCGAGAAAATCACTTCAAACCACATCACCGCCCACGGCTCCGAAACGGCCGCTACCTCTGAAGGTGAGGTCGGCATCGGTGACCGCATCAACATGGCCTACGCCACCACCGTCGTGCAAAAGGGTCGCGGCAGgggcatcgtcgtcgccacCGGTATGGCTACTGAAGTAGGCAAGATCGCTGCCTCGACGTCCAAGAAGAGCCGCAAGGCTGGGCGTTCGATGAATTGGCGCAAGTATGGTAAGAAGCAGCCTGTCGTTGGCTTGTCGAAGCGCATCTACGACTTTGTAGGCAAGTTCTTGGGCCTCACGGTGGGAACGCCGTTGCAGCGCAAGTTGTCGGCCCTGGCCTATCTTCTCTTTGGCTGTGCCGTGATTCTCGCCATGATTGTCTTTGGTGTTAATCACTTTAACATGCGACACGAAGTCATCATCTATGCAACCTCGTTAGGCATCGCTATCATCCCCGAGTCTCTTGTTGC TGTCCTGACAATCACAATGGTCGTCGCCGTCACAGTCATGCGCAAGGCCAACGTCGTCGTCCGCGATCTCTCGGCCCTCGAAGCCCTCGGCGGCGTCACCAACATCTGCTCCGATAAGACCGGAACATTAACCGAAGGCGCCATGATTGTGCGCCAGGCATGGATCCCTTCTTCTCACGTCTACACT AGCAAAGACGAGACTCCGCAGGAGCCTGTGGAAGAGAAGACGCGCGACTTTGATAAGGAGCGCAGTGCTGCTGTGCTCAAGTTCGATGTCCCAGATGAGAAACTAAATATTTCGTCGTCGAAGCAGCCGCAAAGTCCGGAGCCGGAGACTAAGATGACAGACGAGCTGCGCGCGTTCCTACTCTCCTCTGCGCTTTGCAATCTTGCTACCGTGAGATTCGaccaggaagaggaaaagtgGCAGACTACTGGCGAACCAACTGAGATTGCGCTACAAGTCTTTGCCCATCGCTTCAACCACGGCAAGAAGACtcttgaaggagaaggatggaggCAAGTCGCCGAATTCCCCTTTGACAGCTCTATTAAGCGCATGTCGGTTATCTACAACGCCCCTGAAGCTGAAGGCAGTTTCATTGCTGGCTCGGAGAATAGCATCGTCTTTACGAAAGGTGCTGTGGAACGTATCCTTGACATGTGTGCCTTTGCCGGCATTGGCGAATCTCAGCAGCCCATGACagacgagctcaaggaaTCTGTGCTCGGGCAGATGAACGCTCTCGCATCGCAGGGCCAACGCGTTCTTGCTGTGGC CTCGAGCTCtgccgaggaagacgatAAACTACGCTCAACAGTCGAGCAAAACCTCGTCCTTCTCGGTCTTGCCGGCATCTACGATCCTCCTCGTAGGGAGACTAAGCCTTCTATTGCCGAGTGCTCTCAAGCTGGCATCAAAGTCCACATGCTTACTGGTGACCACCCGGAGACGGCCAAAGCCATTGCCAAAGAAGTCGGCATTATCCCTCGAAACCTCAATATCCTGCCCGAAAGCGTCGCGGCATCTGTCGTGGTCAAGGCTACGGAGTTTGATAAGATGACAGATGCCGAGATTGATGCGTTGGAGGAGCTTCCGCTAGTCATTGCGCGCTGTGCTCCGGATACCAAGACCCGCATGATTGAGGCCCTTCGTCGGCGTGGAgccttcatggccatgacgggAGACGGCGTCAACGATGCGCCGTCCCTTTCTCGGGCAGATGTCGGCATCGCCATGGGCTCAGGCTCCGATGTAGCCAAGTCCGCGGCCAAGATTGTCCTCACCGACGACAAGTTCAACTCCATCGTGGCCGCTATCCGAGAGGGCCGCCGCATGTTTGACAACATCCAGAAGTTTGTGCTGCACCTGCTCACGTCAAACGTAGGCGAAGTGATTCTCCTCGTCGCGGGCCTCGGCTTCGTCGACGACATGGGCTTCTCCGTGTTCCCCGTGTCCCCCTTGCAAATCATCTGGATCAACATGGCCACGTCGTCGTTCCCGGCGTTTGGGCTGGGTCGCGAGGCCGCGGCCCAGGAGGTGATGCGCAAGCTGCCGCAGGACAAGAAGCGAGGCGTCTTCACCAACCAGATCATCGTCGACATGATTGTCTACGGCATCCTGATGGGGGCGTGCACGCTCTGCACgttctgcatcatcatctacgGGGCCAACGGCGGGAACCTCGGTTACGACTGCAATACAAAGTTTTCCGACGCCTGCATCCCCGTGTTCCGCGCTCGAGCGGCGACGTTTGCGCTCCTGACGTGGCTCATCCTCATTTCCGCGTGGGAGTTCAAGAGCCTCCGCCGGTCCATGTTCCGCCTCAACCCCAACGacgacagcttcttcccctttttCAGAGACATTTACAGCAACCGGTTTCTGTTTTGgtccgtcatcatcggcagcTTGTCCGTGTTCCCCGTCGTCTACATCCCCTTCCTCAACACCCGCTTCTTCAAGCACACGGGCATCTCCTGGGAGTGGGCGCTCTCCGTGGGATTCACGCTGGTATTCGTGACGGGCATCGAGCTGTGGAAGCTCGCCAAGCGGCGCTTCCGGCTTCTGGAAGACGGTGCCGTGCAGAGGGGCCACTGGGGCCAAGGGGGTCCGGAAGACGACGGACCAAGATTCAAGAGGACGTTTTCCATGTCGAGCTTCAAGACATGGGTGTCGTTCTCGAGGAGGGAGACAGGGGATAGTGTCATGATGCGAGCGACTACTCAGCCTCGCGTAGCacatgtaccggtacagGTATGA